Below is a window of Populus trichocarpa isolate Nisqually-1 chromosome 3, P.trichocarpa_v4.1, whole genome shotgun sequence DNA.
GAAAGTACCTAGATCGTGTTTCAGATAGTGCAATTTCCATACGCTCAATACCAGCATCTCCACTCAGGTGTTGAACCTTTTCCCTTAATAGTTTTTGATCTTCTGTAACCTGTATCGaaacaattaaaagataattatccAATGAAAATACCAATACACATTGGGCAGAATGCCTTATCAAAAGGCTTCACAAAAATGAATCTAAATTCAGATAGTCGTTCGTTCAATTATGCAACACCCCTTTTCAATACCAAATCCAAAGGCAGTTATGGCTTGTTTCAAGACTTGAAAACACAGTGATTAATCAAAAGTATGACAAGAATGCAAAACTCCAAAAACTGAACTTTATTTTACTTCGAAAAgttcaaatcatttttaatgTGCTTGAGTTAACAAGATTTGTTCATGTCATATGTATCAGATTATATTTCCATGGATGATGGTAAGACCTGTTTCTGAATGGCTTTCATATCATGAGTAAGAGCATCAGTACTCCCTTCTGGGGTGAGCTTGCATTTTTGGATCATAGAGAGTTCAAGCTGGCACGCAGCTCTCACCAAGTCCTCCTCCAATGACTGAGCATCCTTAACCTTCCACACCACAAAGCAATTCAAGTAGGAGCACCATTCTTTATCAAAAGCTGCAAGTTGAGACCTGAACGTACAACGTTTTGGTGACATGGACTCAGAATCCTCATCAGAACTGTGCATGGGCCCATCCAGTATAATCCTTATCAACAACTCAAACTCTCGAATGAAATCTTCAGCAGACTTGGCCAGAGCAATCTCACGCTGCCCTTGACCACTGAAAACAGCATCTGGATGTCCTAAAATCATGTAGGCACAAAGAACAATTCTCACTGGATACCTTGACAATGTAGCAGCACTTCTGGCAGACTCCCTGGTGGTACCTACTCGTTTTACATCTCTGCTCCTCATAGAGGACCTAGGAGTAGTCCTCCTTTTCTTAGGGGTGGCAACTCTTTTGAGAAGGTGATCAATGTTTTCCAAGCTGGAGGGATGATCCATAGTAGCAACAGCCATGGAGACTCTAAAGCGGCTCTCCACACGATCAAGTAGAGCCTTCACAGTCTGAAGAGTACCTGTTGATTCAATCAGACGAGCAAGCGGTTCAAATGGCATCAACTTCACACAGTTTTCATTGATTTTCAGGGCATCATAGTCTTTTGCCAGGTCTATGGTAGTCCTCCTTGACCTCAGGAACTGCCTCCAGCACCTAAAAAAATGTAAGCAAGTATACATTGCTCAGGTAAAATTTATACTGAAGAGCAAGCCAGATGTTTTTACACAGGGCTAATGACTTGACAGATtaaccaattttaaaaaaaaaatagcaaatgcAGATTATACCTTGCTAATTTTCTAGAAAGGAGATCAGCCTGCTTGTGCATCTTATTCCAGTTCACTCGAACAGAGCTATGCTGCCGTCCTCTCTGCCTCAAATATTCTGCTCTTTGTCTCTTTGCCTAGTTATCATAAAATTCAATGAGAAAACAAAGACATGAACAGCAACATAAAGGTTACCAATTTACAATTGAATATGAGGAAGAtgctattaattattaatttctggGTTCAGACAATATCTGTACCCTTTGCAGTCGATCTTCCAGCTTGTCCCTCATTCTCCTCCTCTCAATCTCACGTTGGTGAGAGACAGACCTGGCTACTCGCTGAACTTGCAACACCCTAGCACATGCCCTCCTCTTTTCAGCTTCCAGCAATCCCATACGCTTCTTTTCAGCGGCTGCACGTTTTTGGTTAATTGCAGCACGTACACGCTCCTTGTACTTACTTTCCCGAGCCATTCTTCGTGACAATGATTGGGATGTTCTCTCCTTAAGCGTGGCCCTTCTTTGTCTGTATGCCTTGAGCATGAGCATTCTATTTGCTTCAGCCTGCTGAACCCGTAACTCCACTTTTGTTCCAAgcctctccctttctctctcaaaacGCATCTCCACCCCAGTTTTAGCCGCCTGCCGCAACTCATCCAACCTAGCCAGGCGCATCTGAGCTTTTTCCAGGATGCTTAACCTGTAATATCAGAAAAAATTGTGAGATACAGTcgagaaaaaagaataatcatttttaataagTGACGAGCAATACGGATAAGTAAAAAACCTGTAAGAAAAATGTGGTGTATAACCCATGTTAAAACCTAAAGGGGATTAGGACGGAGAAATTCACAAGATATTTAATaagtggaaaagaaaaacaaataaaaaatcatagctAAAAAAGCAGCATCATGATCCATCATTGAAGTATATGAGGAATCAACACAATCAGGGTAAAGCTTGGACAGTAATGATAAAGCATGGTGATGCTTAAAGGTCACATGGATAGCATTCAAACCACCAGGCTTCAATACAAAAACTATTCAATTAAACATCAAGAACCCAATCAGTAACCAATAAAGACTACCTTTTTTGCTCCGCGGCATGAAGCTTTGCTTCAAGGCGTTGGGCAAGGTCTTCTTCATGAGATGAACATTGTGAGGGGCTTCTTGGCTTTGGTCTAGCCTTGCTTGACAACTTCTCATAGAATTGCTGTACTCAAAGGATTAGccaaaataatgttaaaaataaattcccaTGAAATGAGCTGTGTGatcaaatttctaaaatataaaattattctaaaaatattctaaaaatgaattaattaaccaaaaagaaaaggaaaaacttttccaagaaaagaaaaaacgcGTGATGTGAttattatccaaaataattaacaCACATGTTAGATAAAGCAAGTGAAAGAAAATCCCATatgcttaaaaacaaaaatccaacaGGAAAACAAAGCAATCCCCACCACCATCTACCTAACACCggcaaaaaataaatcaatataaaaacctcttcaaattttgatgaaataaaagatattaatcccaataaaagaaaaggaaactatAAATTGTAATAGAAAAGTGATGAACTTTtcacaaatcaacaaaaaaaaaaccagaaaaaagaaataaaataaaacatggtgCCTAAAACAAGAAAAGCATAACAATTCTTGGTTACTAAGaaagaaattatttcatttcattgcagaataaaataaaaataattccttGACACCAATCAACAGTCAAAGatgattgctttttttattttattttattaaaaaattttctttagTTCAGAATTCTGGCACCCAAAAAAGAATATACATTCAACACCGATTGTTAATATTCCTTCTCTAATTCAGtagtaaaaaatctaaattgaaaattaaaaagaaaaacgataACCAAGTGCTTCTTCGTGACTTGAAAAATAACCAGAAAGAACCGAAAAAATTAATTccgaaaataaaaacaaataaaaaaacagtaaaaattaCGGCAATCAAtcaaaagaggaaaaaacaacaattatcaATAggattttaagcaaaaaaaaatttaaaattagttttggaatttcaattaaaaaaattgataattaatctTCGTTCTCTTTGAAAAGAAACGGAAAGAGttgagttataataataataaagaaccTGTCGACGGAGATGAGCGTGTCGAAGTTTAGCTTCGATTTCTTCAACACTACTAGTTGTAGGAGTCTTCGCTTCCAATAGTCTTTTTTGAAGGTTCTTCGGTATTCTCCTCGGAGACGAGAACGATACCTTATCACTCACAGGAAAATCAATAACAACTCCACCACCCACTACCCCAGTCTCCGGCGACGTCGACGACGGTGATGACGACTCCGCTCCAATATCCATAATTCACACCCAAAGCAAcagcaggaggaggaggaggaggaggaagacaCCAAAACGATACCGTATCTCTCTCACACAaacactttctttctttgttgatGAATCTCTggtg
It encodes the following:
- the LOC7480762 gene encoding uncharacterized protein LOC7480762 isoform X1 — translated: MDIGAESSSPSSTSPETGVVGGGVVIDFPVSDKVSFSSPRRIPKNLQKRLLEAKTPTTSSVEEIEAKLRHAHLRRQQFYEKLSSKARPKPRSPSQCSSHEEDLAQRLEAKLHAAEQKRLSILEKAQMRLARLDELRQAAKTGVEMRFERERERLGTKVELRVQQAEANRMLMLKAYRQRRATLKERTSQSLSRRMARESKYKERVRAAINQKRAAAEKKRMGLLEAEKRRACARVLQVQRVARSVSHQREIERRRMRDKLEDRLQRAKRQRAEYLRQRGRQHSSVRVNWNKMHKQADLLSRKLARCWRQFLRSRRTTIDLAKDYDALKINENCVKLMPFEPLARLIESTGTLQTVKALLDRVESRFRVSMAVATMDHPSSLENIDHLLKRVATPKKRRTTPRSSMRSRDVKRVGTTRESARSAATLSRYPVRIVLCAYMILGHPDAVFSGQGQREIALAKSAEDFIREFELLIRIILDGPMHSSDEDSESMSPKRCTFRSQLAAFDKEWCSYLNCFVVWKVKDAQSLEEDLVRAACQLELSMIQKCKLTPEGSTDALTHDMKAIQKQVTEDQKLLREKVQHLSGDAGIERMEIALSETRSRYFQAKENGSPVGSPIIHFLSPSMPPSSPSATGSANRNNVSDGIERPSRVVRSLFREDTSSAKEPASSATSSSHFDGQSGSAVGKSITENELIINEFLHEQRHGFMDRFNLADKDENSLKEKVRETMEAAFWDSVLESMKQDEPKYEWVVQLVGEVRDEIQELAPESWKQEIVESIDPDLLAQVLRSGNLDVGYCGKILEFALVTLQKLSSPAHEDEMKALHQKMLKELAQTCQTEDESKYSHIATMIKGLRFVLQQIQALKQEISKARIRMMEPLLTGPAALDYLRKAFANHYGSDLDACNSLPLTMQWLSSVKSSEDQEWEEHKNSLLALKSHDSSSRVFVPLTSLRTGGSFLVKTNESVIASSSVASETDNQQPEPECTGERVDLLVRLGLLKLVSGVSGLTKEALPETFMLNLLRLRAVQAQIQKIIVISTSILVCRQMLLMEQAVTSSADMENILLECSNKLSEVLDRVDDAGIEEIVEVVSGLLQGDDKVVDEEKLKPRKIVMARMLAKSLQAGDPIFEKVSRAVYLALRGIVLGGSGPWGRKLVEMALRQIGAVMLTKTVVAAAEVLVVAATVSTGIHRPWYVNLTDNL